The proteins below come from a single Zhouia spongiae genomic window:
- a CDS encoding S28 family serine protease codes for MYSVLSQNRNTIESALGNLEGITYKRMGPEDASVHVYELKIRQPIDHNDTLQGFFQQKVLLRHTSFDNPVLMSTQGYEMYAVSNELERIYNANHINIEHRFYGESVPVGKGFEYLTLEQATADLHAVNRLFKKLYKGTWISSGISKGGQLTLFYKYFYPDDVSVSIPYVAPVNNDLKDKRVFRFLDTVGTKECRSKIKEYQIYLLKNKSDILNRLKWYAKGARLAFDYLGSMEKAYEYAVLEYSFSFWQYGYSCNTIPELNNIDRVTEHFLSVSDIAFYSDKSIKKYAPHYYQSATQLGYYGYQIKPFRKYLDYFESDPSAVFVPKGLEASYSNELNKQLLKWLHTDGNNIIYIYGGNDTWSANMVEPSKKVNSKAFVIPDEDHFGARIKNMSPRKKKEVVELIEKWTGLRADLSKL; via the coding sequence ATGTATTCGGTTTTGTCTCAAAACCGAAACACCATCGAAAGTGCTTTAGGAAACCTCGAAGGGATTACTTATAAACGTATGGGGCCGGAAGATGCCTCAGTTCATGTGTATGAGTTGAAAATAAGGCAGCCGATAGACCATAACGATACGTTACAAGGTTTTTTTCAACAGAAGGTCTTGCTGCGGCATACCAGTTTTGACAATCCTGTCCTGATGAGTACCCAGGGGTATGAGATGTATGCAGTCTCAAACGAACTGGAACGGATATACAATGCTAACCATATTAATATTGAACACAGGTTTTATGGTGAGTCCGTCCCTGTAGGGAAAGGGTTTGAATACCTGACGTTAGAGCAGGCAACAGCAGATTTACATGCTGTTAACCGGTTGTTTAAAAAATTGTATAAAGGTACCTGGATCAGTTCGGGAATTAGCAAGGGAGGACAGCTGACTTTATTCTATAAGTATTTCTACCCGGACGATGTTTCCGTTTCAATCCCGTACGTAGCCCCTGTAAACAATGATTTGAAAGATAAGCGTGTATTCAGGTTTCTCGATACAGTAGGCACAAAAGAATGCCGTAGCAAGATTAAAGAATACCAGATTTATTTACTTAAAAATAAAAGCGATATTCTTAATAGGTTAAAATGGTATGCAAAAGGGGCCCGGCTCGCATTTGATTATCTGGGTTCTATGGAAAAGGCGTATGAGTATGCGGTATTAGAGTATTCTTTTTCCTTCTGGCAGTATGGGTATTCTTGTAATACCATTCCGGAATTAAATAATATAGACAGGGTTACCGAGCATTTTTTATCGGTATCCGATATTGCTTTTTATAGCGATAAATCCATAAAGAAATATGCTCCGCACTATTATCAGTCCGCTACTCAACTCGGATATTACGGCTATCAGATAAAACCATTCCGGAAATATTTAGATTATTTTGAAAGCGATCCGTCAGCGGTATTTGTGCCCAAGGGGCTGGAGGCCTCTTATTCGAATGAGTTGAATAAGCAGTTGTTAAAATGGCTGCATACAGACGGGAATAATATCATCTATATTTATGGAGGAAATGACACCTGGAGTGCCAATATGGTGGAGCCTTCCAAAAAAGTAAATTCAAAAGCATTTGTGATTCCTGATGAAGATCATTTTGGGGCAAGAATAAAAAATATGAGTCCCCGGAAGAAAAAGGAGGTGGTGGAACTGATCGAAAAGTGGACAGGTCTGAGAGCCGACCTGTCTAAGCTGTAA